From Sphingomonas nostoxanthinifaciens, a single genomic window includes:
- a CDS encoding phage tail tape measure C-terminal domain-containing protein: MVAAGTAGTKAGEVITTAHNRMSASSLILQHVLRSSADSYSAGLPIATIFGEQISRLGEAAAFAGQEAGNSTSAFAKFGAFMGGPGGLAVSAFVAVLAPLAIKLLESDDAAKMLAEDIGKAATAADTFGAAQSELGKIIDLTTGRLKTHNEVLIQTIRLQAQANQLAAEAAEKEDAKTLKGKGEQTFTERASGILSLFTPSDAPDLAGVQLGRASVASQEASLAPLQKVIDEFQVKLAAVSPDTSNKAFDKQIGAVVDGAKAAIDQLAKAGQLGGRDPIEIKKALLAQATDRSTQYAQGLVVDGIDGKGVADDLKPYQKPKKSKVDRTAERAAEEDKSFTDQQRGENDAYSKALQQLTQSAQQWYDIALGQIQTDLSAKSQSIDDQVRAKKLTQAHADQLKAQLLENAGIQEEVEQRKLQIALYDAAYQADKQARDNQIALLQIDLQFATTRKDRLAIEQQLLAQQQKQRLADLDRTIEKSNDPSEIANAKAEKSLLPQQFARQRDATNLANASPIDAYKRQLSEAVGSSDALNDSLQKVAVDGFKGIEDGFVGVITGTKSVASAFKDMATSILADLAKIAIEKLLVNTIGGGFFGLKDGGPVLKRAGGGPVFGAGGPRDDKIPALLSNGEFIINAAATAKHRALLTAINDNRMPHFADGGMVGSASLRLPSLSGITSAQRPIVNNIYDLSNSFVDQNLWDRIGGISAGQVSAAAPQIAAAGGRIGQQRVVQKAARRMR; this comes from the coding sequence ATGGTCGCCGCCGGCACGGCCGGCACCAAAGCGGGCGAAGTCATCACGACCGCACACAACCGCATGTCGGCATCGAGCCTCATCCTGCAGCACGTCCTGCGCAGCAGCGCTGACAGCTACAGCGCGGGCCTGCCGATCGCGACGATCTTCGGCGAGCAGATCAGCCGTCTGGGTGAAGCCGCCGCGTTCGCCGGCCAGGAGGCGGGCAATTCCACCTCCGCGTTCGCGAAGTTCGGCGCGTTCATGGGCGGCCCCGGTGGCCTCGCCGTCTCGGCGTTCGTCGCGGTGCTTGCACCTCTGGCGATCAAGCTGCTGGAGTCGGACGACGCGGCGAAGATGCTGGCCGAGGATATCGGCAAGGCCGCCACCGCCGCCGACACGTTCGGCGCCGCTCAATCCGAGCTGGGCAAGATCATCGATCTGACCACCGGCCGCCTGAAGACCCACAACGAGGTGCTGATCCAGACGATCCGGCTGCAAGCGCAGGCTAATCAGCTGGCGGCCGAGGCGGCGGAGAAGGAAGACGCGAAGACCCTGAAGGGCAAGGGCGAGCAGACCTTCACGGAGCGCGCAAGCGGGATCCTGTCGTTGTTCACACCGTCGGACGCGCCAGATCTCGCTGGCGTCCAGCTCGGCCGTGCCAGTGTCGCTTCTCAGGAAGCGTCGTTGGCGCCCCTGCAGAAGGTGATCGACGAGTTCCAGGTCAAACTGGCGGCGGTTTCGCCGGACACCTCGAACAAGGCCTTCGACAAACAGATCGGCGCCGTGGTCGACGGAGCGAAGGCGGCCATCGACCAGCTGGCTAAGGCGGGCCAGCTCGGTGGGCGCGACCCGATCGAGATAAAGAAGGCCCTTCTCGCCCAGGCGACCGACCGCAGCACGCAATATGCACAGGGGCTGGTTGTCGATGGCATCGACGGCAAGGGCGTCGCGGACGATCTCAAGCCGTACCAGAAGCCAAAAAAGTCGAAGGTCGACCGCACCGCCGAACGCGCAGCGGAAGAGGACAAGAGCTTCACTGATCAGCAGCGCGGCGAGAACGATGCCTATAGCAAGGCGCTGCAGCAGCTGACGCAGTCGGCGCAGCAGTGGTACGATATCGCGCTCGGCCAGATCCAGACGGATCTCTCTGCCAAGAGCCAGTCGATCGACGACCAGGTTCGCGCGAAGAAACTGACGCAGGCGCATGCCGATCAGCTGAAAGCGCAGCTGCTCGAAAATGCCGGCATTCAGGAAGAGGTCGAGCAGCGCAAACTGCAGATCGCGCTCTATGATGCTGCCTATCAGGCGGACAAGCAGGCGCGCGACAATCAGATCGCCCTGCTCCAGATCGACCTCCAGTTTGCGACCACTCGGAAAGACCGGCTGGCGATCGAGCAGCAACTCCTCGCCCAGCAGCAAAAACAGCGATTGGCCGATCTTGATCGCACGATCGAGAAGAGCAACGACCCGAGTGAAATCGCCAACGCGAAAGCTGAGAAGTCCCTGCTTCCCCAGCAGTTCGCTCGTCAGCGCGATGCCACCAATCTGGCGAACGCCAGCCCGATCGATGCCTACAAGCGCCAGCTTTCCGAGGCCGTGGGCAGCAGCGACGCGCTGAACGACTCTCTGCAGAAGGTGGCTGTCGACGGGTTCAAAGGCATCGAAGACGGCTTTGTCGGCGTCATCACCGGCACGAAATCCGTTGCATCCGCCTTCAAGGACATGGCCACCTCGATCCTGGCCGATCTGGCGAAGATCGCAATCGAGAAGCTGCTGGTGAACACGATCGGCGGCGGCTTCTTCGGGTTGAAGGATGGCGGCCCGGTCCTGAAGCGCGCCGGCGGCGGCCCCGTCTTCGGCGCGGGCGGCCCGCGCGACGACAAAATCCCGGCGCTGCTGTCGAATGGCGAGTTCATCATCAACGCCGCCGCCACCGCCAAGCACCGCGCGCTGCTGACCGCGATCAACGACAACCGGATGCCGCATTTCGCAGACGGCGGAATGGTCGGGTCGGCCAGCCTGCGCCTGCCCTCGCTGTCGGGCATCACCAGCGCCCAGCGGCCGATCGTGAACAACATCTACGACCTGTCCAACTCGTTCGTCGACCAGAACCTCTGGGATCGCATCGGCGGCATTTCGGCAGGTCAGGTCAGCGCCGCCGCCCCGCAGATCGCCGCGGCTGGCGGTCGGATCGGCCAGCAGCGCGTGGTGCAAAAAGCCGCTCGGCGGATGAGGTGA
- a CDS encoding DUF6950 family protein: MTDPDMLRRRDAAQATLDRFRTRKLRLGVNDCVRMGAFHLRKMGRKVQLPPTGAYSTVRGALKQLQARGFDDVAAALDAMGLPRIPPASAVVGDFLMLPANTALGSLTIALGNGRVVGYHEDVPGGAAVLQPVEFLDAWRVDPFGSSK; this comes from the coding sequence ATGACCGATCCCGATATGCTCAGGCGCCGTGATGCCGCGCAAGCGACGCTCGACCGCTTCCGTACCCGCAAGCTGCGCCTGGGCGTGAACGACTGCGTCCGCATGGGCGCGTTCCACCTGCGCAAGATGGGCCGCAAGGTCCAGTTGCCGCCCACGGGTGCCTATTCGACGGTACGCGGCGCGCTGAAGCAGCTGCAGGCGCGCGGGTTCGATGATGTGGCGGCGGCGCTCGACGCCATGGGTCTGCCGCGGATCCCGCCGGCGTCGGCTGTCGTCGGCGATTTTCTCATGCTGCCGGCGAACACGGCGCTCGGCAGCCTGACGATCGCGCTCGGGAACGGCCGGGTGGTCGGCTATCATGAGGACGTGCCCGGCGGTGCGGCGGTGCTGCAGCCCGTGGAGTTCCTCGACGCTTGGCGCGTCGATCCTTTCGGTTCGTCGAAGTGA
- a CDS encoding phage tail protein, giving the protein MARRSFRFVEVSHVLRTAALVVGAVALVATGVGAIAGAAGAAAAGTLGEVAVASVASQVASIAAIGAIGLEVGATLTAKKPTATSTGTPDQFTADPAGFLPYGIGRHGTAGNIVFRKAWDTSDAGTNDRQSFVVVLSAGGPSFAFESFNADTTTVNFANDGPAQGSPFDGFMWQTRQLGAIPTPTAMGFGTGAGTPPGWGADRRLHGMTAATWTLRFDTKGDHYQSGVPKPIWVMLGHLCYDPRKDSTYPGGSGSHRWADPKNTAAFDAAMDTWEYSDDPYLHGLRWALGTWERDRQVTSSTYVQTFGMGAPIEAVDVAAFVEGANVARTNGWKAGGVVYSGDGRWDTMKKILQAGMGEPIQLGAKVSCYVNAPKVVLDTVNPSDLMGDAVVPATQSRLQRINRVVPRYYQEANQWQLLPGTPIVVADYFPIDGGQRTKQIDYPLINVDAQIAVAARYDIENSREFGAISLPLKLRWIGYKPGDCIAVNLPEGGLVNQPVLLLNRSFDPASLTPIFTARSETVAKHPFALGQTTVAPPTPGVSGPTLVPTPGANAWAITGTSIVQGANTLPALVIAGAVDRPTAEAIVFEYRVFISGQGADAAWIAAATLPPSTTGTKITAVIPGQQYEVAVSYLRRSAQGARQIIGPVTVSQLAYDFANVSGDGLDALVNEAAKAASDAGTALSQLGVIASDRILSRGEKPAVIADWNAITAEIDPLVAQASALGVASQLLIAARDALATYLTSIGPYAGAWADVTVDSPVNPVNFRAAFTSYYTAKINLIASMTQSATNAGAAPNELPLSDFSQGLRGFLPSAPIGGGAIQSQPTYSGAPQVSHTFDVATNLAGWFGVRNSAWAHIFGLINNYEYFDVFSTYGPWTPLNAARPSVAASAPYMLKVKNSDRVYARCSLANHRCDVNMFGLIFDKDGNLIGAPSWAGARGGGGQNGDPATMNVIGAVFNVADVIDTSKTAAYMMLMWRMYGRYGNPTVSQADASDGYMFMTEPAMGHMTSGQTALPPYTDGPGDPMGDVTGQNVALDTTNLAGRSAAQIAADVDTANSTAATAKSTADAVQAFTDDVADNNHASPDEKKRYRGFVNDVDAQVSSERIKGEGLGCAAQADAMQNAWNVLKDFLINTVQINDVGHQTYFDRGYFHTLSNAFASAETVLAQALQDRAKIIAQDTGANVFLDPLFRSPSDSTCWAGFDGRAIPQDSGDGRRLVFPPDQGSDVNVTTERFVIGPYDYIDIEFEYYVQGSTVPANGEGGYLGIWTSFLDGNGSYCDQHPAVAIKTDNCVKDLWTKFVGRITVQGISGNINWQNFAACQLYIQAQPITGGYGFIRNPKGYRVANSAKNLGADGRQASAQLTTAFAISASVQAAGFFVSGVQGGIQFGDWQVDFGDGFTYMPGGTFTGFGDNQQLYLYLIAPNMSAAGASYSVTPAFQGNTDKQRILMGAFYTNRADGSPGGSSGGGSGGGACVAVDAWLMDDLQAGAAAPGAPIDLLRHDWSSAERASVDSVEISPQPCVRLRTARGAELVCSIHTPIELPDGTVLMAPAALDAQVASLIDGTFHADDRIVEVQEWGVRPVAHIHVGGRVYAAGTEARARVLTHNPIKP; this is encoded by the coding sequence TTGGCGCGTCGATCCTTTCGGTTCGTCGAAGTGAGCCACGTCCTGCGCACCGCCGCGCTGGTCGTCGGCGCGGTCGCCCTCGTCGCGACCGGCGTGGGCGCGATCGCTGGTGCGGCCGGTGCCGCGGCTGCCGGCACGCTGGGCGAGGTAGCGGTCGCTTCGGTCGCATCGCAGGTGGCGTCGATCGCGGCGATCGGCGCAATCGGGCTCGAGGTGGGCGCGACGCTGACGGCGAAAAAGCCTACCGCGACGTCAACCGGAACGCCGGACCAATTCACCGCCGATCCCGCTGGCTTCCTGCCCTACGGGATCGGGCGCCATGGCACCGCCGGCAACATCGTCTTCCGCAAGGCGTGGGACACCAGCGACGCGGGCACGAACGACCGGCAGAGCTTCGTGGTCGTCCTGTCGGCCGGCGGCCCGTCCTTCGCGTTCGAGAGCTTCAACGCCGACACGACCACGGTGAACTTCGCCAACGATGGGCCGGCGCAGGGCTCGCCGTTCGACGGCTTCATGTGGCAGACGCGCCAGCTCGGCGCGATCCCGACCCCGACCGCCATGGGCTTCGGCACCGGCGCCGGCACGCCGCCCGGATGGGGCGCCGACCGCCGCCTGCACGGCATGACCGCGGCGACCTGGACGCTGCGCTTCGACACGAAGGGCGATCACTACCAGTCGGGCGTGCCCAAGCCGATCTGGGTGATGCTCGGGCATCTCTGCTACGATCCGCGCAAGGACTCGACCTATCCCGGCGGCAGCGGCTCGCATCGCTGGGCCGATCCCAAGAACACTGCCGCCTTCGACGCGGCGATGGACACCTGGGAATATAGCGACGACCCTTATCTTCACGGCTTGCGCTGGGCGCTCGGCACGTGGGAGCGCGATCGCCAGGTAACAAGCAGCACCTACGTCCAGACGTTCGGTATGGGCGCGCCGATCGAAGCGGTCGACGTCGCCGCGTTCGTCGAGGGCGCCAACGTCGCGCGCACGAACGGCTGGAAGGCCGGCGGCGTGGTCTACAGCGGCGATGGCCGCTGGGACACGATGAAGAAGATCCTCCAGGCAGGCATGGGCGAGCCCATCCAGCTGGGAGCCAAGGTCAGCTGCTACGTCAACGCGCCGAAGGTGGTGCTCGACACGGTCAACCCGTCCGACCTGATGGGCGACGCGGTGGTGCCGGCGACGCAGAGCCGCCTGCAGCGCATCAACCGCGTGGTGCCGCGCTATTATCAGGAGGCGAACCAGTGGCAGCTGCTGCCCGGTACGCCGATCGTGGTCGCCGACTATTTCCCGATTGATGGCGGCCAGCGCACGAAGCAGATCGATTATCCGCTGATCAACGTCGATGCGCAGATCGCCGTCGCGGCGCGCTACGACATCGAGAATAGCCGCGAGTTCGGCGCGATCTCGCTACCGCTCAAGCTGCGCTGGATCGGCTATAAGCCCGGCGACTGCATCGCCGTGAACTTGCCCGAGGGCGGGCTCGTCAACCAGCCGGTGCTGCTGCTCAACCGCAGCTTCGATCCAGCTTCGCTAACGCCCATCTTCACTGCCCGATCGGAGACGGTCGCCAAGCATCCGTTCGCGCTCGGCCAGACGACCGTGGCGCCTCCCACGCCGGGCGTCTCGGGCCCGACGCTCGTGCCGACCCCCGGAGCCAATGCCTGGGCCATCACCGGCACGTCGATCGTCCAGGGCGCGAACACCCTCCCGGCGCTCGTCATTGCCGGCGCTGTCGATCGGCCGACGGCCGAGGCGATCGTGTTCGAGTATCGCGTGTTCATCAGCGGGCAGGGCGCCGATGCTGCATGGATCGCAGCCGCGACGCTGCCGCCCAGCACCACCGGCACCAAGATCACGGCGGTCATTCCGGGCCAGCAGTACGAAGTCGCCGTCTCGTACCTACGCCGCAGCGCGCAGGGCGCGCGGCAGATCATCGGTCCGGTCACCGTCAGCCAGCTCGCCTATGATTTTGCGAACGTCAGCGGCGATGGGCTCGATGCGCTGGTGAACGAGGCGGCGAAGGCAGCGAGCGACGCCGGCACCGCGCTTTCGCAGCTGGGCGTCATCGCCAGCGACAGGATCCTGTCGCGTGGCGAGAAGCCTGCCGTTATCGCCGACTGGAATGCGATCACCGCGGAGATCGACCCCTTGGTCGCCCAGGCGAGCGCGCTCGGCGTCGCTTCCCAGCTCCTGATCGCCGCCCGCGATGCGCTGGCAACCTATCTGACCAGCATCGGGCCCTATGCCGGCGCCTGGGCCGACGTCACCGTCGACAGCCCGGTCAACCCGGTCAATTTTCGTGCCGCGTTCACCAGCTATTACACGGCAAAAATCAATCTGATCGCGTCGATGACGCAGTCGGCGACCAACGCCGGCGCGGCCCCGAACGAGCTGCCCTTGTCAGACTTTTCGCAGGGCTTGCGCGGTTTCCTGCCGTCGGCGCCAATCGGCGGGGGCGCCATACAATCCCAGCCGACCTATAGCGGCGCCCCCCAGGTCAGTCACACCTTCGACGTCGCGACGAACCTCGCCGGCTGGTTTGGCGTGCGCAATTCGGCCTGGGCGCACATCTTCGGCCTCATCAACAACTACGAATATTTCGATGTCTTCTCGACCTACGGTCCGTGGACTCCGCTCAATGCGGCCCGCCCGAGCGTGGCGGCATCGGCCCCGTATATGCTCAAGGTCAAGAACAGCGATCGCGTCTACGCCCGATGCTCGCTCGCCAACCATCGCTGCGACGTCAATATGTTCGGCTTGATCTTCGACAAGGACGGCAACCTGATCGGAGCGCCCAGCTGGGCTGGCGCACGAGGGGGCGGCGGTCAGAACGGCGACCCGGCCACCATGAACGTCATCGGCGCGGTGTTCAACGTCGCGGACGTGATCGATACGAGCAAGACTGCCGCGTACATGATGCTGATGTGGCGCATGTACGGGCGCTACGGAAACCCCACCGTATCCCAAGCTGATGCCAGCGACGGCTACATGTTCATGACCGAGCCGGCCATGGGGCACATGACCTCCGGCCAGACCGCCCTGCCTCCATACACCGACGGGCCTGGCGATCCGATGGGCGACGTCACCGGACAGAACGTCGCGCTCGACACCACCAATCTGGCGGGCCGCTCCGCCGCCCAGATCGCCGCCGACGTCGACACGGCCAACAGCACCGCGGCGACCGCAAAAAGCACGGCGGATGCGGTGCAGGCGTTCACCGATGACGTGGCCGACAACAACCACGCGTCGCCGGACGAGAAGAAGCGCTATCGCGGCTTCGTGAACGACGTCGACGCGCAGGTTTCGTCGGAGCGGATCAAGGGGGAAGGCCTCGGCTGCGCGGCACAGGCCGACGCAATGCAGAACGCATGGAACGTGCTGAAGGACTTCCTAATCAACACCGTCCAGATCAACGACGTCGGTCACCAGACCTATTTCGACCGCGGCTATTTCCACACCCTGAGCAATGCGTTCGCGTCGGCCGAGACCGTGCTCGCGCAGGCGCTGCAGGATCGCGCCAAGATCATCGCGCAGGACACCGGCGCGAACGTCTTCCTCGATCCGCTCTTCCGATCGCCCTCCGACTCCACCTGCTGGGCTGGCTTCGATGGTCGCGCGATCCCGCAGGACAGCGGTGATGGGCGACGGCTGGTATTTCCTCCTGATCAGGGCAGCGACGTCAACGTCACGACCGAACGCTTCGTGATCGGGCCCTACGACTACATCGACATCGAGTTCGAGTATTACGTGCAGGGCAGCACCGTTCCGGCCAACGGCGAAGGTGGATATCTCGGCATCTGGACGTCGTTCCTCGACGGCAATGGAAGTTACTGCGATCAGCATCCGGCGGTGGCGATCAAGACCGATAATTGCGTCAAAGATCTGTGGACCAAGTTCGTCGGCCGCATCACGGTGCAGGGGATCAGCGGCAACATCAATTGGCAGAACTTCGCCGCCTGCCAACTGTACATTCAGGCCCAGCCGATCACGGGCGGCTATGGCTTCATCCGCAATCCGAAGGGATATCGGGTCGCCAACTCGGCCAAGAACCTCGGCGCAGACGGGCGGCAAGCCAGCGCGCAGCTGACGACGGCGTTCGCGATCTCGGCCTCGGTGCAGGCAGCCGGGTTCTTCGTCTCGGGCGTCCAAGGCGGCATCCAGTTCGGCGACTGGCAGGTCGATTTCGGCGACGGCTTCACCTACATGCCCGGCGGCACCTTCACCGGCTTCGGCGACAATCAGCAGCTCTACCTCTACCTGATCGCGCCCAACATGAGCGCCGCCGGCGCAAGCTATTCGGTCACCCCCGCATTCCAGGGCAACACCGATAAGCAGCGGATCCTTATGGGGGCATTCTACACCAACCGGGCCGACGGCTCGCCCGGCGGCTCGTCTGGCGGCGGCAGCGGCGGCGGAGCCTGCGTCGCGGTCGATGCGTGGCTGATGGACGATCTGCAGGCGGGCGCCGCGGCACCTGGCGCGCCGATCGATCTGCTGCGGCACGATTGGAGCAGTGCAGAGCGGGCCTCGGTCGACTCGGTCGAGATCAGCCCGCAACCATGCGTGCGTCTCCGGACCGCGCGTGGCGCCGAGCTGGTCTGTTCGATCCACACACCGATCGAGCTGCCCGACGGCACCGTGCTGATGGCGCCCGCCGCGCTCGATGCGCAGGTGGCGTCTCTCATCGACGGCACCTTTCATGCCGACGACCGCATCGTCGAGGTGCAGGAATGGGGGGTGCGGCCGGTGGCACACATCCACGTCGGCGGGAGGGTCTACGCCGCCGGCACCGAGGCGCGTGCGCGCGTCCTAACCCACAACCCGATCAAGCCGTAA